Proteins found in one Flavobacterium channae genomic segment:
- a CDS encoding toxin-antitoxin system YwqK family antitoxin, whose protein sequence is MKKIVFLFLLFGAFIANAQDKINQLDDKGERHGLWRGTHKESNRVRYEGTFNHGKETGIFKYFDDTKAGTVIATRDFSKGDGSCYAVFYDQKGNKVSEGKLVNKLPEGEWKYYHFESKQLMSQEFYKEGKLEGVRKVFYKDGVLAEETSYKSGIKVGNSKTYSEKGQLIDAHIYKNGQYDGIASYYDGLGNKMYEGSYVNGKRVGTWKFFEKNKVIKEVKAAKFSQELIQYEQRNTKEVSKTLEQLKEEKGGQE, encoded by the coding sequence ATGAAAAAAATAGTTTTCTTGTTTTTACTTTTCGGAGCTTTTATCGCTAATGCACAAGATAAAATCAATCAATTAGATGATAAAGGTGAACGTCATGGTTTGTGGAGAGGAACTCATAAGGAGTCAAATCGTGTTCGTTACGAAGGAACTTTCAATCACGGAAAAGAAACAGGAATATTTAAATATTTCGATGATACTAAAGCAGGAACTGTAATTGCAACTAGAGATTTCTCTAAAGGAGATGGTTCTTGTTATGCTGTTTTTTATGATCAAAAAGGTAATAAAGTAAGCGAAGGAAAATTGGTTAACAAACTTCCTGAAGGAGAATGGAAATATTATCATTTTGAATCGAAACAGTTAATGTCTCAAGAATTTTACAAAGAGGGTAAATTAGAAGGCGTTCGTAAAGTATTTTATAAAGATGGCGTTTTAGCTGAAGAGACATCTTATAAATCAGGAATTAAAGTTGGAAATTCAAAAACCTATTCTGAAAAAGGACAGTTAATCGATGCTCATATTTACAAAAACGGTCAATATGATGGAATTGCTTCTTATTACGATGGTTTAGGAAATAAAATGTACGAAGGAAGTTATGTAAATGGAAAGCGTGTTGGAACTTGGAAGTTTTTTGAAAAAAATAAAGTAATTAAAGAAGTTAAGGCGGCTAAATTTAGTCAGGAATTAATTCAATACGAGCAAAGAAATACTAAAGAAGTGTCAAAAACACTAGAGCAATTAAAAGAAGAAAAAGGAGGACAAGAATAA
- the proC gene encoding pyrroline-5-carboxylate reductase, translated as MKIAIVGFGNMGQTYANSFMSSGFVGASDILVLNRREVDEKFRFGIDAINFYTEPNAAIFSSDILILAVKPQDFKQLASVIKPFLNDEHVVLSVMAGISIETMQNELGITKIVRSMPNIPTQIGEGMTVFCASNAVDRKELFIVQNLINTTGKSIYIDREEMLNAATAVSGSGPAYVFYFMQAMIESAVKLGFSASEAEFLVSQTFSGSVQLQNRSKLSNEAWIQRVASKGGTTEAALSIFNQLKLQEIVINGVDSANNRAIELGA; from the coding sequence ATGAAAATAGCCATTGTAGGATTTGGTAATATGGGACAAACCTATGCCAATAGTTTTATGAGTTCTGGATTTGTTGGAGCTTCCGATATTTTAGTTTTAAATAGAAGGGAAGTAGATGAAAAATTCCGTTTTGGAATTGATGCCATAAATTTTTATACAGAACCCAATGCGGCTATTTTTAGTTCTGATATTTTAATTTTGGCTGTAAAACCACAAGATTTTAAGCAATTAGCTTCTGTAATAAAACCTTTTTTAAATGACGAGCATGTAGTTTTGTCTGTAATGGCTGGAATTTCAATTGAAACCATGCAAAATGAATTAGGAATTACTAAAATTGTTCGTTCTATGCCAAATATTCCAACACAAATTGGCGAAGGAATGACTGTCTTTTGCGCATCAAATGCGGTGGATAGAAAAGAACTTTTCATTGTTCAGAATTTAATCAACACAACGGGAAAATCAATTTATATTGATAGAGAAGAAATGTTAAATGCAGCTACTGCCGTTTCAGGAAGTGGTCCTGCTTATGTATTTTATTTTATGCAAGCTATGATAGAATCGGCTGTAAAATTAGGTTTTTCGGCATCTGAAGCGGAGTTTTTGGTTAGCCAAACTTTCTCTGGTTCGGTTCAATTACAAAACAGAAGTAAATTGTCTAATGAGGCTTGGATTCAACGAGTAGCTTCTAAAGGAGGAACAACAGAAGCGGCATTGTCAATTTTTAATCAACTTAAGCTTCAGGAAATTGTGATTAACGGTGTAGATTCGGCAAACAATAGAGCAATTGAATTAGGAGCGTAA